GGTACGCCGGTACGCCTGCGGTGAGACGCCGATCGACGCGTGCAGGTGCTGGCGCAGCGAGGTGCCCGTGGCGAAGCCCACCTCGCCGGCGATCTGGTCCACCGAGAGATCGCTCGCCTCCAGCAGATGGCGGGCGCGGGCGACCCGCTGCTGGATGAGCCAGCGGCCGGGGCTGATACCCACCTCGTCCTGGAAGCGGCGGTTGAAGGTGCGCAGGCTCATCCGGGCGTGGCCCGCGAGGTCGGCCAGGGCGAGCGGGTCGCCGAGCCGCCCGAGCGCCCACGCCCTGGTGGCGGCCGTGCTCGACGCCGACGGGTCGGGGACGGGCTGCTCGATGTACTGGGCCTGGCCGCCGTCCCGCCAGGGCGGCACCACGCAGCGCCGGGCCACCTTGTTCGCCAGCTCGCTGCCGTGGTCGCGACGGACGATGTGCAGGCAGACATCGACTCCGGAGGCGGCACCGGCCGAGGTGAGAACCTTGCCGTCGTCGACGAACAGCACGTCCGCGTCGAGCGGCACCTGCGGGTACATGCTGCGGAAGGCGTCGGCGACCTGCCAGTGTGTGGTCGCCCGGTGCCCGTCGAGCAGGCCGGCCGCGGCGAGGACGAAGGCGCCGGTGCAGATGGAGACGAGGCGGGCGCCGGGCCGGATGAGGGCGAGCGCCTCGATGACCTCCGCGGGGAGTTCCCCGGTGACGCGCTCCGGGCTGACGGGGGCGATCACCACGATGTCGGCGGTGCGCAGCGCCTCGGGGCCGTGCTCCACCATGATCGAGAAGTCGGCGTTGCTGCGCACCGGCTTCCCGTCGACGGTGCAGGTCACCACCTCGTAGCGGCCGTCCGCCGCGCCGAAGATCCGGGCGGGGATGCCGAGCTCGAAGGGGTAGACGCCGTCGAGCGCCAGGACCACGACCCGTTCCACAGAAGACATGGCACGATCATATCGAACATTGGCAATCTTGCCATTTTCCTGGTGGGCGGATCCCGGCACGCTGGTGTTCATGAGCAATGCGAACACGATGCACGCGATCAGTCAGAACGTCCTCGGCGGCCCCGAGGTCCTGCAGGAAGTGGAGGTGGAGCGCCCGACGCCGGGACCGAGCGAGGTACTGGTCCGAGTGCGCGCGGCCGGAGTGAACCCGACCGACTGGAAGCACCGGGAGCTGGGCATCTTCCTGGGCCAGCCGCCCTTCGTGCTCGGCTGGGACGTCTCCGGTGTGGTGGAGGCCGTCGGGATCGGGGTCACCGTGCACCAGCCCGGTGACGAGGTCTTCGGCATGCTGCCCTACCCCTTCGGCGTCGGCTCGCACGCCGAGTACGTCACCGCTCCGGCCCGCTCCTTCGCGGCCAAGCCCTCCTCGGTCGACCACACGCAGGCGGGCGCCCTCCCGCTGGTGGCACTGACCGCCTGGCAGGCGCTGGTCGACACGGCCGACGTACAGCCCGGGCAGCGGGTGCTGGTCCACGCGGCGGCCGGCGGGGTCGGCCACGTGGCCGTGCAGATCGCCAAGGCGCGCGGCGCGTACGTGATCGGCACGGCGAGCGCCGGCAAGCACGACTTCCTGCGCGAGCTGGGCGCGGACGAGCTGATCGACTACCGGACGACCGACTTCACCGAGGCCGTGAAGGACGTCGATGTCGTCCTGGACACGATGGGCGGCGACTACGCCGTGCGCTCGCTGCGGGTGCTGCGCAAGGACGGCTTGGTGGTGTCGATCCTGCCCGGAAGCTCGAAGGAGCTGTCCGCCGAGGCCGAGAAGCTCGGTGTGCGGGCGGTCGAGATGCTGGTCGAGGCCGACCACACCGGCATGAAGGCGATCGCGGAGCTCGTCGAGGCGGGGAAGCTGCGCGCGACGATCGCCGAGACCTTCCCGCTGGCCGATGCCGCCAAGGCGCACGCGCTCGGCGACACCGGCCGGACCACGGGGAAGCTCGTCCTGCTGATGGACTGAGCCGGATCAGCCGGATGATCAGCGGGATCAGAACGTGAGCACGGGCT
Above is a genomic segment from Streptomyces sp. R21 containing:
- a CDS encoding GlxA family transcriptional regulator — encoded protein: MSSVERVVVLALDGVYPFELGIPARIFGAADGRYEVVTCTVDGKPVRSNADFSIMVEHGPEALRTADIVVIAPVSPERVTGELPAEVIEALALIRPGARLVSICTGAFVLAAAGLLDGHRATTHWQVADAFRSMYPQVPLDADVLFVDDGKVLTSAGAASGVDVCLHIVRRDHGSELANKVARRCVVPPWRDGGQAQYIEQPVPDPSASSTAATRAWALGRLGDPLALADLAGHARMSLRTFNRRFQDEVGISPGRWLIQQRVARARHLLEASDLSVDQIAGEVGFATGTSLRQHLHASIGVSPQAYRRTFRAGAVSH
- a CDS encoding NADP-dependent oxidoreductase, translated to MSNANTMHAISQNVLGGPEVLQEVEVERPTPGPSEVLVRVRAAGVNPTDWKHRELGIFLGQPPFVLGWDVSGVVEAVGIGVTVHQPGDEVFGMLPYPFGVGSHAEYVTAPARSFAAKPSSVDHTQAGALPLVALTAWQALVDTADVQPGQRVLVHAAAGGVGHVAVQIAKARGAYVIGTASAGKHDFLRELGADELIDYRTTDFTEAVKDVDVVLDTMGGDYAVRSLRVLRKDGLVVSILPGSSKELSAEAEKLGVRAVEMLVEADHTGMKAIAELVEAGKLRATIAETFPLADAAKAHALGDTGRTTGKLVLLMD